Within Mycobacterium heckeshornense, the genomic segment GGTTCCGGCGTAGCGCGCCGCTACCGCGTCGACCAGCCGGCGGATTTCCGGGGTGAGCACTGGCTCGGCGGAGATGACACGGTCCAGCCAGCCCAACCTGCCGGCGTGATCGGTGTCGGTGCGGCGCTCCAGCACGAAGCCGTCGACCAGCCGGCCATGGAACCGAATCCGGACCCGCACCCCTGGCTGGGCGTCGTCGGATTGCTCTGCGGCAACGAGATAGTCGAACTCGCGGTCCAGATGCGGCACCGACAACATCGGCAGCACCCGCGCGATCGGTTCGTGCTCGGCGGCCCGCCGGGTCGCGCTCACCGGCCGGCCGCCGGCTCCGTCCGACCGAAGAAGAACCCGGCCGTGATCAGGATCTGCGCCAGCGCGTAGGCCCACCAGACCGGGACCGCCAGCGCCTCGTTGTCGAGCACGAAGCGCTCGATGCCGATCATCGCGTCCGAGACCGCGAAGCACACCGCACCTACCGCGGTCCACACCGTCGGCAACCGTGCCAGCAGTGCGGCGCACACCATCGCGGCCAACACCACGATGTACGCGGTCACCGGGACCGTGTGCGCCTGCAGCCGCGGCCACAACCACGCCAGCAGCGCCGCACACGCCAGGCAGGCCAGCACCACCGCGATCAGGCGCACCGCGGACCGTCGGGCCAGTGGAATCAGTGCTGCCAGAAAACACAAGTGCGCCAACAGAAATGACGCGAGTCCTGACACGAACGACAACGACCACCACGGGATGGCCAGCAGCCAGTCGCCGACGGCCGACGCCAGCAGCGCCGGCATCAGCCAGCGTCGCTCCCGCACAATCGGATGCGCGGCGGCGCCCACGGCCAGCAGCAGCGCCATCGACGCCTTGAACGCGGGTTGTGCCACCCAGTGGCCGGTCAACTCGGCACCCGGCGACGACCGCAGTGCGGTCACGGTCACAAAGATCCCGTAGCCGACACCGAACCAACCGGCAGCCACCCACGCACCGAGCACCACCCGGGGTGCGTACGGTGGGCCCATGCCCAGCTTCGACAAGACCGGTCCCGCCATCGATCCCACCATGCTGAAGGTACTGGATAAGGTTCCGTTCCGGCTCTGCGCCGACGAGGGCGTCGAGACGGTGCGGCAGCGGATGCGTGACCTGCCCCGCCGCCCGGTTCATCCAGACGTACGGGTCGAAAACAAGACCATCGGCGGGCCGGCCGGCGACATCGGGGTCCGAATCTATTGGCCGCCAGAGGCTTTGGAAACACCACTGCCGATGATGCTGTACTTCCACGGCGGCGGTTTTGTCGCCGGCGATCTTGACACCCACGACGGCACCTGCCGCCAGCACGCCGTGGGCGCTGACGCGGTTGTCGTTTCCGTCGACTACCGGCTGGCGCCTGAGCACCCCTACCCCGCCGCTGTCGACGACGCCTGGGCGGCAACGCAATGGGTCGCCGAGCACGGTGACGAACTCGGCGCCGACCCCGCCCGCCTCGCGGTGGCCGGCGATTCGGCCGGCGGCACCCTTTCCGCGGTGATCACGCAGCGTGCCCGCGACGAGGGCGGGCCACCGCTGACCTTCCAGCTGTTGTGGTATCCGTCCACGCTGTGGGACACTTCGCTGCCGTCGTTCACCGAGAACGCGTCTGCGCCCATACTGGACCGGGCCGCAATCGCGGCGTTCTCGCGTTGGTACGCAGGCGAACTCGACTTGACCAACCCGCCGCCGGGGCTGGCGCCGGGACGGGCGGCCAACCTCGACGGCTTGCCGCCCGCCTATGTCGCGGTCGCCGGCCACGACCCGCTGCGCGACGACGGCATCCGCTACGGCGAGCTGCTCGCCGCGGCGGGCGTGCCCGTCGAAGTCCACTGCGCTGAAACCCTCATGCACGGCTACCTCGGATACGCCGGCGTGGTGCCCGCCGCCACCGAAGCCATGGACCGTGGGCTGGTGGCCCTGCGCAAGGCGCTGCACGCCTAGCGCCGCGAGTATGTGCTGGGGCGCCACACCGTGCCACCGTTTGACCGCATGCGAGAGAGCTTCGCGCTGATGGAAAATGGTCCTGATGACGGCGATCATCGACCTCATGCCCGGGCATCCGATAGAACTCGAGGCGACGCTCACGCTGCGGCCCAAGCAGGGTGTACACGTCGTCGCGCGGAGACGCCCATGACCGATTACCACACCGTCGTCGTCGGCGCAGGATTCTCGGGCATCGGCACCGCGATCAAACTCGGCCAGGCCGGATTCGGCGACTACCGGGTGATCGAAGCCGGCGATGGCGTCGGCGGCACCTGGTATTGGAACACCTATCCCGGTATCGCCGTGGACATTCCGTCGTTTTCCTACCAGTTCTCGTTCGAACAGAGCGCGCACTGGTCGCGAACCTATGCGCCCGGACACGAACTTCGGGCCTATGCAGAACATTGCGTCGACAAGTATGGGATCCGGCCGAAGATCCGCTTCAACACCAAAGTTCTCGCCGCGCGGTTCGACGACGACCACGACCTGTGGCGGGTGCAGATTGACCCCGGCGGCGACATCACCACCAGATTTTTGGTGAACGCCAGCGGCGTGCTCACCGTGCCCAAACTGCCCGACATCGACGGCGTCGACTCGTTCGCCGGCATCACCATGCATACCGCACGCTGGGATCACAACCAGGACCTGACCGGCAAGCGGGTCGCGGTCATCGGCACCGGTGCCTCGGCTGTGCAGGTGATCCCGGAGATCGCCCCGATTGTCAAGCATCTCACCGTGTTTCAGCGCACGCCGATCTGGTGCTTCCCCAAGTTTGACGTGCCGTTGCCAGCGCCGGCGCGCTGGGCGATGCGGCTGCCGGGCGGCAAGGCCGTGCAGCGGCTGGCCAGCCAAGCCTTCGTCGAAGCGACGTTTCCCATCCCGGCGCATTACTTCACCGTCTTCCCGCTGGCCAAACGGATGGAAGCGGCTGGCCTGGCCTACTTGCGTCGGCAGGTCCGCGATCCCGTCGTGCGCGAGAAGCTCACCCCGAACTACGCCGTCGGCTGCAAGCGCCCAGGCTTCCACAACGGCTACCTGGCCACCTTCAACCGTGACAACGTGCGGCTGGTCACCGAGCCGATCGACAAGATCACGCCCACCGGCGTGGCCACCCGCGACGGCGAAACCCACCAGATCGACGTGCTGGTGCTGGCGACCGGCTTCAAGGTGATGGACGCCGACAGCGTGCCCACGTTCGCGGTGACCGGCAGCGGTGGCCGCTCACTAAGCGCATTCTGGGACGAACACCGGCTGCAGGCCTACGAGGGTGTCAGCATCCCCGGATTCCCGAACCTGTTTTCGGTGTTCGGCCCCTACGGCTACGTCGGCTCCTCCTACTTCGCGCTAATCGAGACCCAGACCCACCACATCATCCGGTGCCTGAAGCGGGCCCGGCGCCGGGGCGCCACCCGGGTGGAAGTCACCCGGGAAGCCAACGACCGGTATTTCGCCGAGATGATGCGCCGCCGGCACCGCCAGGTTTTCTGGCAGGACAGCTGCCGACGGGCCAACAGCTACTACTTCGACAAGAACGGCGACGTGCCGTTGCGGCCCACCACCACCGTCGAGGCCTATTGGCGCAGCAGGCGTTTCGACCTTGACGACTACCGGTTCACCTCGTAGCCGCGACCAGACAGAGAATCGCGTTACCCCGCGGCGATTTGTGCGATTCTGCGTCTGCTCGCGGTAGTTGGGTCCTACACTGCGCGCTTGAGGTCGTCGACCTTGTTGAGCTGCTCCCAGGGCAAGTCGATGTCGGTACGGCCGAAGTGGCCGTAGGCCGCGGTTTGCGCATAGATGGGCCGCAGCAGGTCCAGGTCGCGGATGATGGCCCCGGGCCGCAGGTCGAACACCTCGCCGATGGCTTTCTCGATCTTGACCGGGTCGACGGTTTCGGTGCCGAACGTCTCGACGAACAGCCCGACCGGTGCCGCCTTGCCGATGGCGTAGGCGACCTGCACCTCGATCCGTTCCGCCAGCCCGGCACCGACAACGTTCTTGGCCACCCAGCGCATCGCATAGGCCGCGGAGCGGTCCACCTTGGAGGGATCCTTGCCGGAGAAGGCGCCGCCGCCGTGGCGGGCCCAGCCGCCGTAGGTATCGACGATGATCTTGCGGCCGGTCAACCCCGCGTCGCCCATCGGCCCGCCGAGCACGAATTTGCCGGTCGGGTTGACCAGTAGCCGCGCTCCGGATGCGTCCAGGGTGTCGTGAGCCAGGTCGTCGAGCACGGTGTTGAGGACCTTTTCCCGGATGTCGGGAGTCAGCATGTCGTCCAGGTCGATGTCCGCGGCGTGCTGGGTGGAAATCACGACGGTGTCCAACCGGACCGGGGTATTGCCTTCGTAGGCGATGGTGACCTGGGTCTTGCCGTCCGGGCGCAGATACGGCAGCACACCGTTCTTGCGGACCTCGGCCAGCCGGCGGGCCAGCCGATGGGCCAGGGCGATCGGCAGCGGCATCATTTCCGGGGTGTCTTTGATCGCATAGCCGAACATCAGGCCCTGGTCACCGGCGCCCTGCGCATCCAGCGGGTCCTCCACGCCTTCGACGCGGGCCTCGTAGGCGGTGTCGACACCTTGGGCGATGTCGGGAGACTGCCTGCCGATGGCGATGTTCACCCCGCACGACGCTCCGTCGAAGCCCTTGTCGGAGGAGTCGTAGCCGATCTCCAGGATGCGGCTGCGGACCGTGTCGGTGATCTCGGCGAACGCCTCCTTGGCGCTGGTCGTCACCTCACCGGCGACATGTACCTGGCCGGTGGTGACCATGGTCTCGACGGCGACGCGTGAGCGGGGGTCGTCGGCCAGCAGGGCGTCGAGCACCGAGTCGCTGATGGCATCGCAGATCTTGTCGGGGTGCCCCTCGGTCACCGACTCGCTGGTGAACAGCCGACCCTTTTCGCTCACACCCAGATCCTTCCGCCACATCCATCCACATCCATCAAAATGTTAGCCAGACAAATTATATCGTCGCGCTGTCCACCCGCCCGGCCCGCGCGGGCGTCGCGAGCGGACTTACCCGCTGCCGCTGCGCAGAAAGGCGGCGATGGCGTCCACGATACGACTGGCCATCAGCGTCTTGGAGCCGTGCTGCAACGCCAACTCGGTGCCGTCGGAGGCCAACAGCCAGCCGTCGTTGCTGTCGACCTCGAACGCCCTGCCTTCACCGACCGCGTTGACGACCAGCAAGTCACAGCCCTTGCGGCGCAGCTTATTTCGGGCATGGAACAACACGTCGCCTTCCGCGTCGCCGGTCTCGGCCGCGAACCCGACGATGGCCCGCATGTTGGGCAGCTGCCCGTCGGCGCGGGCCCGCACCGCGCCGGCCAGCACGTCGTCGTTACGCACGAGTCGGATGGTCGGGGGTCCCTCGACCCCCTTTTTGATCTTGGCGGACGCGGCCTGGGCCGGGCGGAAATCGGCGACCGCGGCCGCCATCACCAGCACATGGGCGTCGGGAGCATGCTTGGATACCGCGTCGCGCAGCTGCTGCGCCGAGCTGACGTGCACCACGTCGACACCGGCGGGATCGATGAGCCCCGCGGTGTGCCCGGCGATCAGGGTGACCTCGGCTCCTCGCTGCGCGGCGACGCGGGCCAGCGCGTAGCCCTGCTTGCCCGAACTGCGGTTGCCGATGAAGCGCACCGGGTCGATCGGCTCGCGGGTGCCGCCGGCGGTCACCAGCATCTTGTAGCCGCGCAGGTCGTAGGGCAGGGCGTCGGGCCGCTCCAACAGCAGTTGGGCGAACGTCGTGATCTCCTCGGCCTCGGGGAGCCGCCCGGCACCGCTGTCGGTGCCGGTCAACCGTCCGGATGCCGGTTCCAGCACCACTGCGCCGCGGCGCCGCAGCGTGGCCACGTTCTCGACGGTGGCCGGATGCAGCCACATTTCGGTATGCATCGCCGGCGCGAACAGCACCGGACATCGGGCTGTCAGCAGTGTCGCGGTCAGCAGATCGTCGGCCCGGCCGGCCACCGCGCGGGCCAACAGGTCGGCGGTCGCCGGGGCCACCACCACCAGGTCGGCCTCTTGGCCGATGTGCACGTGCGGCACCAGCGGCACGTCGTCGAAGACCCCGGTGTGTACCGGTTCGCCGGAGAGCGCCTCGAACGTGGCCGCACCGATGAAACGCAACGCTGATTCGGTGGGGACCACCTTGACCCGGTGGCCCGCTTCGGTGAGCTGACGGACGACCGTGCACGCCTTGTAGGCGGCGATGCCTCCCGAGACGCCGACGACGATCCGTTTGCGGTCCATGCCGCGACGCCTACTTACTCGCCTTCGGTGTGCTCGAGCAAGTCGGCGTGGATTTCGCGCAGCGCGATGGACAGCGGCTTTTCCTGCAGTCCCGGCTCCACCAGCGGACCGACGTACTCCAGGATGCCCTCGCCCAGCTGGTTGTAGTAATCGTTGATCTGCCGCGCCCGTTTCGCCGCGTAGATCACCAGGGCGTATTTGCTCGAGACGCGCTCCAGCAACTCGTCGATGGGCGGGTTCGTGATACCCAGCGGCGGGTCGTAGGTCACGGTGCCACCCAGAGTCGGATCGAACTGATCCTTGGTGGCAGACGGCGCGTCAGGCTGCGGAGTACTCACTGAAAAAATTCTCCTGGCAAACTAGTGCGGCTGGGAACGGCTAACGACCAGACAAGCCGATTCACCCGGGATCCGGCGTTCCCACCAGCAAGGATACCAATTGCGCGCACGCGGTCTCCAATCGATCGTTGACCACGACCTCGTCGAAGTCACCCTGAGCCGCCAGTTCGGCGCGGGCCGTGTCGAGCCGCCGCTGGATCACCTCCGGTGTCTCGGTGCCGCGGCCGACTAGCCGGGCCTGCAAATCCTCCCAGCTCGGCGGCGCCAGGAAAACCGTGATCGCCTCGGGCATCGCCTTTTTGACCGCCCGGGCGCCAGCCAGGTCGACCTCGATCAGCACCGGGTGTCCGGTCGCGGCGGCGTCGCGAATCGGCTGCGCAAGCGTGCCTGACCGGTGCAGTCCGCCGTGGATCTCGGCCCACTCCAGCAGCGCGCCTTCCTCGATCAGTTGCTGGAAGCGCTCCGGTGTGACGAAGTGGTAGTCGACACCGTCGACCTCGCCGGGCCGCGGTGCCCGCGTGGTGACCGACACGCTGAAGTGCAGGTGGGGAATCCGCTCGCGCAGACATCGAACCACCGTCGACTTTCCGACGGCGGAGGGACCGGACAGCACGACCACGCGCCCTGCCGACGCCGGCCGCAGGTTCTGGTTGCGCTCGCCGTCCGGTCCCCCGTCGGCGCTCATCTGTCGGGCTAGGCGGAGCCGAACTTTTCCAGCAGTGCCTTGCGCTGGCGGTCGCCGAGCCCACGCAGCCGACGGGTCGGTGCGATCTCGAGCTCGGTCATGATTTCCTGCGCCTTGACCTTGCCCACTTTCGGCAGGGCCTCGAGCAGCGCGGAAACCTTCATCTTGCCCAAGACCTCGTCGGTCTCGGCATCCTTGAGCACTTGCTTGAGGTTGGTGCCGCCGCGCTTGAGCCGATCCTTGAGTTCGGCTCGCGCTCGACGTGCGGCAGCAGCCTTCTCCAACGCGGCGGCGCGCTGCTCGTCGGTCAACTGGGGAAGGGCCACGATTCCTCCGTCTCATCGATCTTTGTTTGTCTCAGCCGGGTACTCCAGCCAGCGGAGACGACCGTACCCACGCTGCCTGACGAAATCTAACCCGCCCCCCTGCTTGAAGCCACAAAGATGCAGCTTGTGGCGTCCTCAACCGCCATGCCTGACCGCGCCGAAGCCCGCCCGGCCGGACGTGCCCAGCGCGGTCACACGCGGCTGCCCCGGGCCGAGATCATGCTATCTACCAGGCATTTTTCCTGTAGCCGCAGGCTGCGCAGCCCGCAACGCACGACCGGCCGCCGCGCCGGCAACGGCCATCGAAGGCCAATCTTGACCCATTTCGCATGTCGCGGCGTGTCGCGCGTGTCGCGCGGCGGGTCGCACGCACAAGAGAACGCAACTACGTCGCGTAGTAGCTGGGCCGGCCGGAGCCGGAGAACCCTACTTGGCGCTGCGCCAGGCTCGGTCGAACGGAAGCCGCCACGCGTGCGGGGCGATGAGCTGGTGAATGGCGTTCGGGCCCCACGAGCCGACGTCGTAGCTGCGCACCGGCGGTGGATCTTCGAGCAGCGGGGCGGAGACTTCCCAGAGCCGCTCGATTCCTTCCGACGTGGTGTACAGCGTATGGTCGCCGTGCATGGCGTCCAGGATCAGCCGCTCGTAGCCCTCCAGCACGTCGCGAACGGCCTCGGTCTCGGCTATCGCGAACTGCAGGCTGTGCTTGTCCAGCTTCATGCCGGGCCCGGGACGTTTGCCGTAGAACGACAGCGACACCTTGGACTCGTCGGCGAGGTCGAACGTGAGGTGATCGGGGCCGTGCAGGCCGATGCCGCAACCCGGCGGGAACATGCTCTTGGGAGGTTCCCGAAACGCGATCGAGATGATCCGCTGGCCCTCCGCCATACACTTGCCGGTACGCAGATAAAACGGCACACCCGCCCAGCGCCAGTTGTCGATCTCGCATTTGAGCGCGACGAATGTCTCGGTGTCGGAATCGGATGAGACGCCGGGTTCTTCGCGATATCCCCGGTATTGGCCTCGCACCACGTTGTGTGGGTCGAGCGGCACCATGGACTCGAACACCTTGTTCTTCTCGGCACTGATCGCCCGCGAAGCCAGAGCGGTCGGCGGCTCCATCGCCACGAACGCCAGGATCTGGAACAGGTGAGTGACCACCATGTCGCGAAAGGCTCCGATGGGCTCGTAGAACGCCGCTCGTCC encodes:
- a CDS encoding lysoplasmalogenase, with the translated sequence MGPPYAPRVVLGAWVAAGWFGVGYGIFVTVTALRSSPGAELTGHWVAQPAFKASMALLLAVGAAAHPIVRERRWLMPALLASAVGDWLLAIPWWSLSFVSGLASFLLAHLCFLAALIPLARRSAVRLIAVVLACLACAALLAWLWPRLQAHTVPVTAYIVVLAAMVCAALLARLPTVWTAVGAVCFAVSDAMIGIERFVLDNEALAVPVWWAYALAQILITAGFFFGRTEPAAGR
- a CDS encoding alpha/beta hydrolase, whose translation is MPSFDKTGPAIDPTMLKVLDKVPFRLCADEGVETVRQRMRDLPRRPVHPDVRVENKTIGGPAGDIGVRIYWPPEALETPLPMMLYFHGGGFVAGDLDTHDGTCRQHAVGADAVVVSVDYRLAPEHPYPAAVDDAWAATQWVAEHGDELGADPARLAVAGDSAGGTLSAVITQRARDEGGPPLTFQLLWYPSTLWDTSLPSFTENASAPILDRAAIAAFSRWYAGELDLTNPPPGLAPGRAANLDGLPPAYVAVAGHDPLRDDGIRYGELLAAAGVPVEVHCAETLMHGYLGYAGVVPAATEAMDRGLVALRKALHA
- a CDS encoding flavin-containing monooxygenase produces the protein MTDYHTVVVGAGFSGIGTAIKLGQAGFGDYRVIEAGDGVGGTWYWNTYPGIAVDIPSFSYQFSFEQSAHWSRTYAPGHELRAYAEHCVDKYGIRPKIRFNTKVLAARFDDDHDLWRVQIDPGGDITTRFLVNASGVLTVPKLPDIDGVDSFAGITMHTARWDHNQDLTGKRVAVIGTGASAVQVIPEIAPIVKHLTVFQRTPIWCFPKFDVPLPAPARWAMRLPGGKAVQRLASQAFVEATFPIPAHYFTVFPLAKRMEAAGLAYLRRQVRDPVVREKLTPNYAVGCKRPGFHNGYLATFNRDNVRLVTEPIDKITPTGVATRDGETHQIDVLVLATGFKVMDADSVPTFAVTGSGGRSLSAFWDEHRLQAYEGVSIPGFPNLFSVFGPYGYVGSSYFALIETQTHHIIRCLKRARRRGATRVEVTREANDRYFAEMMRRRHRQVFWQDSCRRANSYYFDKNGDVPLRPTTTVEAYWRSRRFDLDDYRFTS
- the metK gene encoding methionine adenosyltransferase, coding for MSEKGRLFTSESVTEGHPDKICDAISDSVLDALLADDPRSRVAVETMVTTGQVHVAGEVTTSAKEAFAEITDTVRSRILEIGYDSSDKGFDGASCGVNIAIGRQSPDIAQGVDTAYEARVEGVEDPLDAQGAGDQGLMFGYAIKDTPEMMPLPIALAHRLARRLAEVRKNGVLPYLRPDGKTQVTIAYEGNTPVRLDTVVISTQHAADIDLDDMLTPDIREKVLNTVLDDLAHDTLDASGARLLVNPTGKFVLGGPMGDAGLTGRKIIVDTYGGWARHGGGAFSGKDPSKVDRSAAYAMRWVAKNVVGAGLAERIEVQVAYAIGKAAPVGLFVETFGTETVDPVKIEKAIGEVFDLRPGAIIRDLDLLRPIYAQTAAYGHFGRTDIDLPWEQLNKVDDLKRAV
- the coaBC gene encoding bifunctional phosphopantothenoylcysteine decarboxylase/phosphopantothenate--cysteine ligase CoaBC yields the protein MDRKRIVVGVSGGIAAYKACTVVRQLTEAGHRVKVVPTESALRFIGAATFEALSGEPVHTGVFDDVPLVPHVHIGQEADLVVVAPATADLLARAVAGRADDLLTATLLTARCPVLFAPAMHTEMWLHPATVENVATLRRRGAVVLEPASGRLTGTDSGAGRLPEAEEITTFAQLLLERPDALPYDLRGYKMLVTAGGTREPIDPVRFIGNRSSGKQGYALARVAAQRGAEVTLIAGHTAGLIDPAGVDVVHVSSAQQLRDAVSKHAPDAHVLVMAAAVADFRPAQAASAKIKKGVEGPPTIRLVRNDDVLAGAVRARADGQLPNMRAIVGFAAETGDAEGDVLFHARNKLRRKGCDLLVVNAVGEGRAFEVDSNDGWLLASDGTELALQHGSKTLMASRIVDAIAAFLRSGSG
- the rpoZ gene encoding DNA-directed RNA polymerase subunit omega, coding for MSTPQPDAPSATKDQFDPTLGGTVTYDPPLGITNPPIDELLERVSSKYALVIYAAKRARQINDYYNQLGEGILEYVGPLVEPGLQEKPLSIALREIHADLLEHTEGE
- the gmk gene encoding guanylate kinase, giving the protein MSADGGPDGERNQNLRPASAGRVVVLSGPSAVGKSTVVRCLRERIPHLHFSVSVTTRAPRPGEVDGVDYHFVTPERFQQLIEEGALLEWAEIHGGLHRSGTLAQPIRDAAATGHPVLIEVDLAGARAVKKAMPEAITVFLAPPSWEDLQARLVGRGTETPEVIQRRLDTARAELAAQGDFDEVVVNDRLETACAQLVSLLVGTPDPG
- the mihF gene encoding integration host factor, actinobacterial type, producing the protein MALPQLTDEQRAAALEKAAAARRARAELKDRLKRGGTNLKQVLKDAETDEVLGKMKVSALLEALPKVGKVKAQEIMTELEIAPTRRLRGLGDRQRKALLEKFGSA
- the zwf gene encoding glucose-6-phosphate dehydrogenase → MTGSAARTKGQASGAAPHVVVLFGATGDLARRKLLPGLFHLCMSRLAPELRMVGTSLEELDDEGFRKLAAEACMQFSRRAVSREDLDNWLQTLRYVPQSSGAGALSAAVTEQAAQLEGEVRLLHYLSVPPKAVIPVIQILEDAGLVKGARVVMEKPFGTDLESAVALNAAIHEKFDESQIFRIDHFLGKEAAQNILAFRFANGLFEPIWNRTFIDHVQIDVPEKLSLEGRAAFYEPIGAFRDMVVTHLFQILAFVAMEPPTALASRAISAEKNKVFESMVPLDPHNVVRGQYRGYREEPGVSSDSDTETFVALKCEIDNWRWAGVPFYLRTGKCMAEGQRIISIAFREPPKSMFPPGCGIGLHGPDHLTFDLADESKVSLSFYGKRPGPGMKLDKHSLQFAIAETEAVRDVLEGYERLILDAMHGDHTLYTTSEGIERLWEVSAPLLEDPPPVRSYDVGSWGPNAIHQLIAPHAWRLPFDRAWRSAK